A region from the Coturnix japonica isolate 7356 chromosome 28, Coturnix japonica 2.1, whole genome shotgun sequence genome encodes:
- the LOC116652451 gene encoding nuclear factor interleukin-3-regulated protein yields the protein MDNFMAPLSAVGDLTLQHSKAKFLHSRMNGPSRRKREFMPDEKKDNMYWEKRRKNNEAAKRSREKRRLNDFAMESQLAALSEENAILRTELLALKLRFGLISPDASTHQGRSLQDFLGIYFRGHKTFSPFPEAEPFAGDSCLFTKSFVPKVLEPSDYSCKPFNPSTNFLSSNSKPAAMDTPGFHQPKRLDSAFRPTVCSPFLDYHCPDKHAFHLPFSGSACFSSPCPGLAEVSKESTTTGSDEDDEQQVPKTSPPPPCSLPSPLEDHPKGRSSSALPHKLRIKTRLLRIPSNLEV from the coding sequence ATGGACAACTTCATGGCACCGCTGAGCGCCGTCGGTGACCTCACACTTCAACACAGCAAGGCAAAGTTCCTGCACAGCAGAATGAACGGACCCTCCCGGCGCAAACGGGAGTTCATGCCAGATGAGAAGAAGGACAACATGTACTGGGAGAAGAGACGCAAGAACAACGAGGCAGCCAAACGCTCGCGGGAGAAGAGGCGCCTGAATGACTTTGCCATGGAGAGCCAGTTGGCTGCGCTCAGCGAGGAGAATGCCATCCTCAGGACGGAGCTGCTGGCCCTCAAACTGCGCTTTGGGCTCATCAGCCCCGATGCCAGCACCCATCAGGGCCGCTCTCTGCAGGATTTCCTGGGGATTTATTTCCGAGGGCATAAAACGTTCTCGCCGTTCCCTGAAGCAGAGCCCTTTGCTGGGGATTCCTGCCTCTTCACAAAGAGCTTCGTGCCGAAGGTGCTGGAGCCATCCGACTATTCATGCAAACCCTTTAACCCATCTACAAACTTCCTTAGCAGCAACTCAAAGCCAGCTGCTATGGACACACCTGGCTTTCACCAACCAAAGAGGCTCGATTCAGCCTTCAGACCCACAGTTTGCTCTCCTTTCCTCGATTACCACTGCCCAGACAAACATGCATTCCATTTGCCTTTCTCAGGCAGTGCCTGCTTCTCATCCCCTTGTCCTGGTCTGGCAGAGGTGAGCAAGGAGAGCACCACAACTGGCTCAGATGAAGATGATGAGCAGCAAGTGCCCAAAACATCTCCTCCACCCCCATGTAGCTTGCCCTCCCCTTTGGAGGATCACCCGAAAGGCCGAAGCTCTTCAGCTCTGCCTCACAAACTCCGCATTAAGACCAGGTTGCTtaggatcccatccaaccttgAAGTGTGA
- the LOC107325364 gene encoding actin-like protein 9, producing the protein MEGPQEGAMEPFQVGDSLQIGRYFLEVMLHEYQQGELELVPASNSSSSTDSSSSTDSSSRSSNHELNLGPMVIDMGTRSFRAGFSGHYSPCAEVGTLVSRRMSSEEGRASTIIGKKALLYSDAETIEVMHDGFVINWEAAGSLCKYLLEHKLQVNPNEHALLLTEPLFSPIAGREKMAEMAFEMLGTPGLFVASQPVLSAYAYGKINALVLDMGHEATRVVPVLEGKSMARSSKLTDIAGRCLTWYLSTLLNDAGHVLSDGMSHMVEIIKRACYVAADFQSECLLPPSSHTVDISLPDGMKLTLGKERFQCPEVLFNPPSSWGESFVSIQETVRKCLMHLPKDIIPTMSANILLCGGSSLFKGIDQRLCHELLDHLPPGLMVQVGSLDLKRHAAWTGGSILASLHNFQSCWIRRDEYHESGSCIVHQKCF; encoded by the exons ATGGAGGGGCCACAGGAGGGTGCGATGGAGCCTTTCCAAGTTGGGGACTCTCTACAGATAGGGAGATACTTCCTAGAAGTTATGCTCCATGAATACCAACAAGGTGAGCTGGAGCTTGTCCCTGCCAGCAACTCATCCTCCAGTACTGACAGCTCCTCCAGTACTGACAGCTCCTCCAGAAGTAGCAACCATGAGCTGAACTTAGGCCCAATGGTGATTGATATGGGCACCAGGAGCTTCAGAGCAGGCTTTTCTGGACACTATTCCCCCTGTGCTGAGGTAGGCACCCTGGTGAGCCGTCGCATGAGCTCAGAAGAAGGCAGGGCTAGTACGATTATTGGgaagaaagcactgctgtacTCTGACGCTGAAACCATAGAGGTGATGCACGATGGCTTTGTCATCAACTGGGAAGCAGCTGGAAGCCTGTGCAAATATCTCCTTGAACACAAGCTCCAGGTGAACCCAAATGAACATGCACTGCTCCTCACAGAGCCACTGTTCAGCCCCATCGCCGGCCGGGAGAAAATGGCAGAGATGGCCTTTGAGATGCTGGGCACCCCGGGTCTCTTTGTGGCCTCTCAGCCAGTCCTCTCTGCTTACGCATATGGCAAGATCAATGCTTTAGTGCTGGATATGGGCCATGAAGCCACCCGTGTTGTGCCAGTGCTGGAGGGCAAGAGCATGGCACGCAGCTCCAAGCTGACAGACATAGCAGGACGATGCCTTACGTGGTACCTTTCAACTCTTCTGAACGACGCAGGGCATGTGCTCAGTGATGGGATGAGCCACATGGTGGAGATCATCAAGCGTGCATGCTATGTTGCTGCTGACTTCCAAAGCGAGTGCCTCCTCCCACCCAGCTCCCACACCGTGGATATTTCCCTGCCCGATGGGATGAAACTTACCCTCGGCAAGGAGCGCTTCCAGTGTCCAGAGGTGCTCTTCAACCCTCCATCCAGCTGGGGAGAATCCTTCGTGAGCAtccag GAGACAGTGCGGAAGTGCCTCATGCATCTCCCAAAGGACATCATACCCACCATGTCTGCCAACATCCTCCTGTGTGGTGGCTCCTCACTCTTCAAGGGGATAGACCAGAGGTTGTGCCATGAGCTCCTGGACCACCTTCCACCCGGCCTGATGGTGCAGGTGGGGAGCCTGGATCTGAAGCGGCATGCAGCATGGACAGGGGGATCCATCCTCGCTTCACTCCACAACTTCCAGTCATGCTGGATCCGCCGAGATGAGTACCATGAGTCAGGGTCATGCATTGTCCAccagaaatgcttctga
- the LOC107325337 gene encoding mucin-16: MRFRSGRRRGDTGVDAVCSYINNISTARFDRETVYHELNTMTNGTTRLGHYSLEKNSLYINGFHITDTAPTKKPALNKAPITGYKLSFRIVNENLTNPDSQSPEYKAALESINKKMNQLYRQSNLRDQFLNCSITRLRAGSIVVDCNCFFQQKPSINRAVVERAFQNGTTNTTGLWLGSSYQLQEFSVNGLELAIEAEPDKTPLKSEKESFRLKFRITNLPYSSELQDSKSQMYQESKEKIEKELNVFRSSSMKNYFTGCTVESFGPVYRKPYTSITSVCKFTHDLYSRPLQKQEVYKELQRLTDGFTKLGPTYELDKQSLMVEDYSSLTTAEQESKRSELQFWAIILICVFALLGFILLLLLCFLIVVCLRRKSNLYQVQQSTYGVFFPHLGTKVH; encoded by the exons ATGAGATTTAG GTCTGGGAGACGCAGGGGTGACACAGGTGTGGATGCTGTCTGCAGCTACATAAACAACATCAGCACGGCCAGGTTTGACAGAGAAACAGTTTATCATGAGCTGAACACCATGACAAATGGCACCACCAGACTAGGGCACTACAGCCTAGAGAAGAACAGTCTGTACATTAATG gtTTCCATATCACAGACACAGCTCCCACCAAAAAGCCTGCCTTGAATAAAGCTCCCATAACAGGATACAAACTGAGCTTTAGAATAGTCAACGAAAACTTAACTAACCCAGACTCTCAATCTCCAGAATacaaagcagcactggaaagCATCAATAAAAAG atgaaCCAATTATACCGTCAGAGTAACTTACGAGACCAATTCCTAAACTGCAGTATCACAAGACTAAG GGCTGGATCCATAGTGGTTGACTGCAATTGCTTCTTCCAGCAAAAGCCCAGCATCAACAGGGCCGTGGTTGAAAGGGCTTTTCAGAATGGGACTACAAATACAACCGGACTATGGTTGGGGAGCAGCTACCAGTTGCAAGAATTCTCAGTAAATG GCTTGGAACTAGCAATTGAAGCAGAACCTGACAAAACACCTCTCAAGTCTGAGAAAGAAAGCTTCAGATTAAAATTCAGAATCACCAACCTTCCATACTCCTCAGAACTGCAGGACTCCAAGTCACAGATGTACcaagagagcaaagagaaaattgaGAAAGAG CTCAATGtattcagaagcagcagcatgaagaaCTACTTCACTGGCTGTACTGTGGAAAGCTTTGG GCCAGTCTATAGGAAACCTTACACAAGCATCACCTCTGTCTGCAAATTCACACACGACCTCTACTCAAGGCCTTTACAAAAGCAAGAGGTGTACAAGGAGCTGCAACGCTTGACAGATGGGTTCACCAAGCTGGGCCCCACCTATGAGCTGGATAAGCAGAGTTTAATGGTTGAAG attaCTCTTCGCTCacaacagcagaacaggagTCCAAAAGATCTG AGCTTCAATTCTGGGCAATAATCCTCATCTGTGTTTTTGCCCTGCTTGGGTTCATTCTCCTCCTGTTGTTATGCTTCCTG ATTGTCGTTTGCCTAAGGAGAAAGTCAAATCTGTACCAGGTTCAACAGAGCACGTACGGTGTGTTCTTCCCACATCTGGGCACAAAAGTCCATTGA
- the LOC107325340 gene encoding mucin-5AC-like: MNWKHRSVQCFVKAAFVVSAFYLNTCTSELRSAAETQTSTTTAQEPSARENITMSSSIRNQSTATYETSESGTTTTTLPKTTAQETTSAAGTTPLDASTIETTSTSTLTSTSIPSTSADLTSSTGQTSSTATQATTPTQTTTASSASHAQSTLEGTTSSTTVLLPTTQPSTQAQETSSAVTSRPMGSSTVMPTSTSAETTAASTTSPPQTPTSTLRTSPSPPTTSETTLSTSQETTSAAGTTPPATSTIETTSTLTSTSLPSTSAALTSSTGQTSSTATQATTPTETTYPSINPTEFILEETTATTTVLLSTTQTSSQAEETSTAVTTRPLATSSVTLTGTPAVTSATETTPTLQTSSSTLGTSPSPATRSEATLSTSQETTSAAGTTPPATSTIETISTSTHTSTSIASTSAAFTSSTGQTSFTATQATTPTQTTSASRTSNAQSALVETTSTTTVLLPTTQTSSQSEETSIAVTPSPTGTSSLMPTSSTAVTAAAATTSTPQTSSSTLGTTPTRPPTTPAGLERFTVNYTITNLPYDSDLDIPHSAKFNTTQRVMTTLSGARATPARGTSTPATYRKEPSSPDLDRVGLYHEVSNKTRAITRLGPYSLNATSLYVNGYNEPLQRSRKCFAKNSFLDRNIY, translated from the exons ATGAACTGGAAACATCGCTCAGTGCAATGCTTTGTAAAAGCTGCATTCGTAGTCTCGGCATTTTATCTCAACACGTGCACATCAG aattaagaagtgcagcagaaacacaaacatcGACAACTACTGCCCAGGAACCATCAGCACGTGAAAATATAACTATGAGCTCTTCCATTCGAAATCAGTCTACAGCTACATATGAGACAAGCGAATCGGGCACAACCACAACAACTCTTCCTAAAACCACAGCTCAGGAGACCACTTCTGCAGCTGGGACGACACCTCTAGACGCATCTACCATAGAAACAACATCTACTTCTACCCTCACAAGTACATCAATCCCCAGCACCAGTGCAGACCTTACATCCAGTACTGGACAAACATCCTCCACTGCTACCCAGGCCACAACACCAACTCAAACCACAACTGCTAGTAGTGCTTCCCATGCACAATCTACACTTGAGGGAACAACATCATCAACTACAGTTCTCTTGCCAACAACACAACCATCAACCCAAGCACAAGAAACAAGCTCTGCAGTCACTTCAAGACCAATGGGCTCATCTACAGTAATGCCCACTAGCACTTCTGCAGAGACAACAGCAGCATCAACCACCTCACCTCCACAAACACCCACTTCTACTCTTAgaacaagcccatctcctcCAACCACCTCAGAAACTACTCTATCCACGTCTCAGGAGACCACTTCTGCAGCTGGGACGACACCTCCAGCCACCTCTACCATAGAAACAACTTCTACCCTCACAAGTACATCACTCCCTAGCACCAGTGCAGCCCTGACATCCAGTACTGGACAAACATCCTCCACTGCTACCCAGGCCACAACACCAACTGAAACCACATATCCTAGCATTAACCCTACAGAATTTATTCTTgaggaaacaacagcaacaactaCAGTTCTCTTGTCAACAACACAGACATCAAGCCAAGCAGAAGAAACGAGCACTGCAGTCACAACAAGACCACTGGCCACATCTTCTGTAACACTAACTGGCACTCCTGCAGTGAcatcagcaacagaaacaacCCCAACTCTACAAAC ATCCTCTTCTACTCTTGgaacaagcccatctcctgCAACCAGATCAGAAGCTACTCTATCCACTTCTCAGGAGACCACTTCTGCAGCTGGGACGACACCTCCAGCCACCTCCACCATAGAAACAATTTCTACTTCTACCCACACAAGTACATCAATCGCCAGCACCAGTGCAGCCTTCACATCCAGTACTGGACAAACTTCCTTCACTGCTACCCAGGCCACAACACCAACTCAAACTACATCTGCTAGTAGAACTTCCAATGCACAATCAGCACTTGTggaaacaacatcaacaactaCAGTTCTCTTGCCAACAACACAAACATCAAGCCAATCAGAAGAAACGAGCATTGCAGTCACTCCAAGCCCAACTGGCACATCTTCTCTAATGCCAACTAGCAgtacagcagtgacagcagcagcagcaaccacCTCAACTCCACAAACATCCTCTTCTACTCTTGGAACAA CTCCCACTCGGCCACCAACCACACCGGCAGGCCTCGAGCGTTTCACCGTCAACTACACCATCACCAATCTCCCCTACGATTCCGACCTGGACATTCCACACTCGGCAAAGTTCAACACCACCCAGAGAGTCATGACCACCTTG TCCGGAGCAAGAGCGACCCCGGCGCGTGGCACCTCCACTCCTGCCACCTACAGGAAGGAGCCCTCCAGCCCTGACTTGGACAGAGTGGGCCTCTACCACGAAGTGAGCAACAAGACCAGAGCCATCACGCGCCTGGGCCCCTACAGCCTGAACGCGACCAGCCTCTACGTCAACG gTTATAATGAACCACTCCAGAGATCACGTAAGTGCTTTGCTAAAAATAGTTTCCTTGACAGGAACATTTATTGA